Within Oceanicoccus sp. KOV_DT_Chl, the genomic segment GGCTTAAACCCTCTGCAGGTACTAAATAAAGGTCCCGCAAGTTCACACTGTCCTTGCTGTGCTCAGGGTGTTTTACTCTGACGATTATTTCTTCCTGGTCCTGACTAAAGCGTTTCGCTATCGCACCTTCATAGGCATTGCGAATTTGCCCTGCTACCGACTGTGTAGTGAAACCCATCGCCCGACCCTGCGGAGTCAATTCTATAATAATTTCTTCTTTGCCCCACGGCAGATTATCTTCCAGCGCCAATACGCCGGGTAGTTTTTCTAATTGCAAACGGGCCTCGGTAGCAGCAGCTTTTAGCGTTTTTAAATCAGCACCGAACAAGCGAATATCAATAGCTTTGCCCGGCGGCCCACCATCTTTGCGTTCCGTGATCGTCAGACGCTCCAAACCGGGTAATGGTTTAATGGCTTGCTGCCAGGCATTGATAAACTGCGGTGTTCGCACTTTACGCTTTTCGCCGCCTACCAGCTCAATGGTCAATCCTCCCAGGTTATCTCCCGTAACCCGCAACGCATCCTGCCTGCCCTCTACCTGACCAATAGTGCTAACGGCAATTGAAATTAATCCGCCTTTGCCGGCTGTAAGCTCACTCTCTGCCTGACGTGCAGCACGCTCTAATTCCGCCAGCATATCAATTGTTTTTTCACGCGAACTGCCTGGACTGAAACCAAAATTGGCAAATGTCGTGTTATTTTCTACGTTGGGAAAAAATTCAAACCCCACCCGTCCGGTAGCCATCATCGCCCCGGACAGTACAAAAACACCTAATGCCAACATTAACGCGGCATAGCGCTCCCTATAGCAAAATTTCACAAAACTTAAAAAATAAGTATCACGAAAATGATCAAAGCGCTGATTGAATTTTATTCGCCAGGAGCGGTTTTGTGACTGATCGGTATCACGTAATGAATGCAATAAATGCGCAGGCAGAATCAAAAAACATTCCACTAAACTAGCGATGATTATTGCAATCATCGTTTTCGGTAGCTCGGATTGAATTTGGCCAATAGCGCTGCCAATCATTAAGATCGGGAAAAAAGCCATAATTGTGGTTAATGACGCGGCCATAACCGGCGCAAACATCATTTTTGTACCTTTCAAAACAGCGTCGGTACGTGACATCCCTTGACTGTATAATCGCGCTACTTGTTCACCCACAACTATTGCATCGTCAACAATAATACCCAGGCCCATAATCAAGGCAAACATGCTGATTAAATTTAAGCTTAAGCCCATCAACGACATAATGCCCAGGGTCGCCATTAATGAGATAGGTATACCTGCGGCTACCCAGAATGCCAACCGGCCGGATAAAAATATATATAAGATGCCAATAACCAATAGTAAACCGGTAAAACCATTGCTCAACAACATACCGATGCGTTCCACTACTAATAAAGCAAATACATCGTATTGTTTTATTGTCAGGGATGAGGGTAATCCCGGTGTAATTTCTTTTAAGTAATCCTGAACTTTTTGGTTAGCATAAATAGAGTCTTCATTCGTCGCGCGTTTAATTCTGAGAGTTACTGAAGGGTTTAGTCCCAGCCGATGAGAGGGCCTGTTTTTTTCTAACGCTTCTTCGATTATTGCGATATCTTTTAACCGGATTTTTTCTCCGGTATTAAGCGCTTTAATTTCTATTTCGCCAAGTTCTGTAGAATTTCTTGCCAAACCGTTGCTACGAACTTGTTTTGAAACACCGCCGGTCTCGATGCTGCCCGACGGAAGATCTATACTTGATTGGCCTATGATGTCAGCCACTTGCTGAATGGAAAGATCCAAAGACCGCAAAGTATAATCTGAAATTTGTACCCACAACTCACGGTCTCTAGCGCCATCAATTTCAATATGTTCTATACCGCGATCCAACAAATCGTCGCGCATTTTCTGGGCAATAAACTTTAACGCTTGCTCTGAATACGGTCCGGACACCTCCAAACTCACCACATTATCGCGAGGCGTTACCTGCGTAATAATGGGCTTTTCAATTTCCGAGGGTAATGTCGTTAAACGCGCTACCGCAGCCTGAATATCCGTAAGCGCTTTAGACATGCTGGTATCTTCAACATACTCCACGGTAATCGTGGCCTGGCCTTCGTAAGCGACAGCCTGTACTTTTTTAACACCATCAAGAAATCGCAGCTCTGGTTCCATTGCCTGGATAATATTACTTTCGACATCTTCCGGGCTGGCACCGGGCCACTGCACCGCTAACGTAATGATATCCAGACCAAAGGTTGGCATCACTTGCCGATTCAAACTGCTGACACCATAAAGTCCTAATAGAATCATCAGGATCATTAATAAATTGGCGGCGTTGCGGTGCCGGACAAATACTTCAATCAAGCCAGACTTATTCATTACAGCGCATCACTTTGGTTTACTACTGGCGGAGGCGTTGTTGCTGACAACTGATCTCCCACCATGGATACATTCACTTTAATACCAGGGCCGCCTTCTCGAATTTGGGTAACGACTATGGGTTCACCGTTTTTAATTACAGGTTCGACGTTACTTTGAA encodes:
- a CDS encoding efflux RND transporter permease subunit, which codes for MNKSGLIEVFVRHRNAANLLMILMILLGLYGVSSLNRQVMPTFGLDIITLAVQWPGASPEDVESNIIQAMEPELRFLDGVKKVQAVAYEGQATITVEYVEDTSMSKALTDIQAAVARLTTLPSEIEKPIITQVTPRDNVVSLEVSGPYSEQALKFIAQKMRDDLLDRGIEHIEIDGARDRELWVQISDYTLRSLDLSIQQVADIIGQSSIDLPSGSIETGGVSKQVRSNGLARNSTELGEIEIKALNTGEKIRLKDIAIIEEALEKNRPSHRLGLNPSVTLRIKRATNEDSIYANQKVQDYLKEITPGLPSSLTIKQYDVFALLVVERIGMLLSNGFTGLLLVIGILYIFLSGRLAFWVAAGIPISLMATLGIMSLMGLSLNLISMFALIMGLGIIVDDAIVVGEQVARLYSQGMSRTDAVLKGTKMMFAPVMAASLTTIMAFFPILMIGSAIGQIQSELPKTMIAIIIASLVECFLILPAHLLHSLRDTDQSQNRSWRIKFNQRFDHFRDTYFLSFVKFCYRERYAALMLALGVFVLSGAMMATGRVGFEFFPNVENNTTFANFGFSPGSSREKTIDMLAELERAARQAESELTAGKGGLISIAVSTIGQVEGRQDALRVTGDNLGGLTIELVGGEKRKVRTPQFINAWQQAIKPLPGLERLTITERKDGGPPGKAIDIRLFGADLKTLKAAATEARLQLEKLPGVLALEDNLPWGKEEIIIELTPQGRAMGFTTQSVAGQIRNAYEGAIAKRFSQDQEEIIVRVKHPEHSKDSVNLRDLYLVPAEGLSRVPLSEVVSFNQTVGFSQILREDGLRQVSVEGEIDPHVTTPGAVLKAFGATIEPDIRKKYGVQFALKGKADEQQEAAAGVKVGGLLAFASIYIILAWVLTSYSRPLVVMSIIPFGLIGAILGHWVMGFNMSMFSIIGLLGLAGIVVNDSIIVVTTVKQKEEEGADLYQAIIESTRERLRPVILTTLTTIGGLLPILAETSKQALLIQPLAITMVFGLLVSTTLVLGFVPALLGIIEDIKGKKTADADNVNSEPISV